One region of Vitis vinifera cultivar Pinot Noir 40024 chromosome 1, ASM3070453v1 genomic DNA includes:
- the LOC104880250 gene encoding zinc finger CCCH domain-containing protein 17: protein MVAATKDSTAPSQPSAAPPEEDALKRNTDCVYFLASPLTCKKGSECEYRHSEHARMNPRDCWFWLNGNCLNPKCSFRHPPLDGLLGTQATTPSGSSIPTSQSVAPPAPHVPAPHVPAPHVPAPHVPASHVPAPHVPASHVPAPHVPAPHVPYSSSGKQSVPCIFFQKGLCLKGDRCAFLHGPNPTGNKIPQAPAATPGTEPPSLKKVFGGLEKCTQEQRVLQPNFSKSFEVPRPAKPATKTETAPPKHAVSIDKTAVPPAGLRDELPRYKATDVPPASNGNSANRSNRMHQSDVSDDHSFQNGGKDVDEFYRESSPGFDVLVDDDLRDSDYYHDEDQFGGDGRNLNSMNEFDIGRSSDYNSMADMDREMFRDPHGYDSYEHMHGQYPWDHRRSSSERMLVGAAPLERRGYRKSESPDQINESDLRHRLSKHRRVNGLRSVVSHDYDLDNHAEERSHRGPSRRDSHHVPTHESSLSSRLRGRIKLPRRSSPVNGSDLRVEKDLDRGRNWGRLSPGRQQISSQQGRLRDRIRGRVQEDSITDARNSWNQRIRRDIVDDGVADFAGPKSLAELKVVKNTESKEQRMKVQQSLSLGRQRNLKIEGQQQSEDDLSFEGPKPLSVILKRKRGAETAVSGSGMVHGNKEENDPEGKDGFMSSSKTTEVDVVGSVEDGLILTEKDQAADNESSQVPSMNELETEDGVIGDGVTEDQDHELEGFDQRDGDGDGDGEYEYEQGDEAEYNLEEGENVDPEEEYMDDEDGDDFAKKIGVMFS from the exons ATGGTCGCGGCCACCAAGGACTCGACAGCTCCGTCTCAGCCCTCGGCAGCGCCTCCAGAGGAGGACGCGTTAAAGAGGAATACCGATTGCGTTTATTTCTTGGCGTCGCCTCTCACCTGCAAGAAG GGAAGTGAATGTGAGTATCGCCATAGTGAACATGCCCGGATGAACCCTAGGGATTGCTGGTTCTGGTTGAATGGTAATTGCTTGAATCCAAAGTGTTCGTTCCGGCATCCG cCTCTTGATGGCTTGTTGGGAACCCAAGCTACAACTCCTTCAGGATCTTCTATTCCTACATCTCAGTCCGTGGCACCACCTGCACCTCATGTTCCTGCACCTCATGTTCCTGCACCTCATGTTCCTGCTCCTCATGTTCCTGCATCTCATGTTCCTGCACCTCATGTTCCTGCATCTCATGTTCCTGCACCTCATGTTCCTGCACCTCATGTTCCTTATAGCTCTTCGGGTAAACAATCAGTCCCCTGCATTTTCTTCCAGAAGGGACTGTGCTTAAAAGGTGACAGATGTGCCTTTTTGCACGGACCAAATCCTACTGGTAACAAAATCCCACAAGCGCCAGCAGCTACTCCTGGCACTGAGCCTCCGTCTCTTAAGAAGGTGTTTGGTGGCCTTGAAAAGTGTACTCAAGAGCAGAGGGTTCTGCAGCCAAACTTCTCAAAGTCGTTTGAAGTGCCTCGTCCAGCAAAACCAGCTACAAAAACTGAAACTGCTCCACCAAAACACGCAGTTAGCATTGACAAAACTGCAGTGCCACCTGCAGGCTTGCGTGATGAGCTACCTAGGTACAAAGCAACTGATGTGCCTCCTGCCAGCAATGGAAACAGTGCGAATAGGTCCAATCGGATGCATCAGTCTGATGTATCAGATGATCACAGTTTTCAGAATGGTGGTAAGGATGTTGATGAGTTTTATAGAGAGTCCTCTCCTGGTTTTGATGTCCTTGTTGATGATGATCTCAGAGATTCTGATTACTATCATGATGAAGATCAGTTTGGAGGTGATGGAAGGAATTTGAATTCTATGAATGAATTTGACATTGGCCGATCTTCTGATTACAATTCAATGGCTGATATGGACCGAGAAATGTTCCGTGATCCACATGGCTATGACTCCTATGAGCACATGCATGGGCAGTATCCTTGGGATCATCGCAGGTCTTCATCAGAGAGGATGCTAGTGGGGGCAGCTCCTCTGGAAAGGAGGGGTTACCGTAAATCTGAGAGCCCTGATCAAATCAATGAATCAGATTTGCGACATCGCTTATCAAAGCACAGGAGAGTTAATGGTTTAAGATCAGTTGTTAGTCATGACTATGACCTAGACAATCATGCTGAAGAGAGGAGTCATCGTGGTCCGTCTCGAAGGGATTCACACCATGTACCTACACATGAGAGCTCCCTTAGCAGTCGCCTTCGGGGCAGAATAAAGCTTCCCAGGAGATCTTCTCCTGTCAATGGTAGTGACTTGCGTGTTGAAAAGGATCTGGACAGGGGAAGGAACTGGGGCAGATTGTCACCTGGAAGGCAACAAATTTCCTCCCAGCAGGGAAGGCTTCGAGACAGAATAAGAGGAAGGGTTCAAGAGGATTCCATTACTGATGCAAGAAATTCTTGGAACCAGCGCATCAGAAGGGATATAGTGGATGATGGCgttgctgattttgctggtccAAAGAGCCTTGCAGAGCTGAAAGTTGTGAAGAATACGGAGAGCAAGGAGCAGCGAATGAAGGTTCAACAATCATTGTCCCTTGGAAGGCAGAGAAACTTAAAGATAGAGGGTCAGCAACAATCTGAAGATGACCTATCGTTTGAAGGGCCGAAGCCTCTTAGTGTGATTCTGAAGAGAAAAAGGGGAGCTGAAACAGCAGTTTCTGGGAGTGGAATGGTGCAtggaaataaagaagaaaatgatccAGAAGGCAAGGATGGTTTCATGAGCAGCTCCAAGACTACAGAAGTTGATGTAGTTGGAAGTGTAGAAGATGGTTTGATCCTAACAGAAAAAGATCAAGCAGCTGATAATGAGTCTTCTCAAGTGCCCAGCATGAATGAGCTTGAAACTGAAGATGGGGTGATTGGTGATGGAGTAACAGAAGATCAAGATCATGAGCTTGAAGGCTTTGATCAAAGGgatggagatggagatggagaCGGAGAGTATGAATATGAGCAGGGTGACGAGGCAGAGTATAATTTAGAAGAGGGTGAAAATGTGGACCCTGAAGAGGAATACATGGATGATGAAGATGGGGATGACTTTGCTAAGAAGATTGGGGTCATGTTCTCGTAA